DNA from Lentibacillus amyloliquefaciens:
AACCGGAATACGCATCAGATGGACGGTTCAAGACAAACCCGGATCGTGTCGAAAATCGAGAGGCTTTGATTCCGCTGCTTCAGGAATTCCTTTCGACTGAGCCAACTGCATACTGGCAGGAAAAATTCCAGGAAAACAACATCCCATGCGGCCCGATTCAATCAATTGATGAAGTGGCACAAGACCCGCAGCTGAATGAACGTGATATGTTTATCAATAAAGACCACCCGACAGCAGGGAATATCCGGATGATCGGAAGTCCCTTAAAACTGTCACGCACACCGGTGAACACTCGCCATCACCCGCCTGATGCCGGCGAAAACACAGAGACGATATTGAAACAATTAGGCATTTCCAAACAAAAAAACTAGGAGTTGATCAGATGGATTTTAATTTTTCAGAAGAACAAAATATGCTGCGCAGTACTGTCCGGAGTTTCGTGGACAAAGAAATTATGCCTTATATTGCCGATTGGGACCGGGAAGGAGAATTTGATCCGGCCATAATGCAGCGCCTTGCTGACCTTGGCCTGATGGGAGTCTGCATGCCGGAACAATATGGGGGAACCGGCATGGATTACAATTCATTAGCGATTGTCTGTGAAGAGCTGGAGCGCGGAGACACTGCATTTCGCACAGCCGTTTCCGTTCATACCGGTCTGAACAGCATGACGCTTTTGCAGTGGGGGACGGAAGAACAAAAGCAAAAATATCTTGTGCCCCAGGCAAAGGGTGAAAAAGTCGGTGCTTATGGCCTGACAGAGCCCGGTGCCGGATCCGACGTTGCCGCGCTTCAGTCAACTGCAGTTAAAGAAGGCGATCATTACATCCTGAACGGTTCAAAAGCATGGATTTCACTTTGCGACACAGCCGACCACTTCCTTGTATTTGCCTATACCGATAAAGAAAAACGTCATAAAGGCATCTCTGCTTTTATTGTCGAACGCAACTGGGAAGGATTTGATTCAAAAGCGACGAAAGGAAAACTGGGAATCCGCTCCGGCAACACGGGTGAAATCTTTTTCGATCATGTTAAAGTGCCGGAAGAAAATCTGCTTGGTGAAGAAGGGGAAGGTTTTAAAATCGCCATGGCTGCGCTTGATAATGGGCGCTTCACCGTCGCTGCGGGTGCTGTCGGTCAAATCCGTGCCTGCCTTGAAGCAAGTGCTCAATACGCAAATGAACGGGAAACTTTCGGCAAACCAATCGGCCAGCATCAGCTTGTCCAGCAAATGATCGCCAAGATGAAAGCCGGCCTTGAAATGAGCAGCCTGCTCGTCTATCGCGCCGGCGAACTGAAAAACGCAGGAAAACGAAATACGGAAGAAACGTCAATGGCCAAGTGGCAGGCGTGCGATTTTGCCAATAAAGCGGCTGATGATGCCGTGCAGATACACGGGGCCTATGGCTATTCCGATGAATACCCGGTTGAACGTTATTTGCGCAACTCGAAAGCACCGGTCATATACGAAGGAACCCGTGAAGTGCATACCCTAATCCAGGCAGGGTACGCTTTAGGCTATCGTGAAGACAAACCATTAAACAAAATGTTACCGGCATGGGAAGGCAACCAGGCAAAAGTCTAAGTTTGCATTGAAGTTGATAGTCGCTTTTTCTGCTGAGGAAATGCGGCTATCCATTTTTTTGAAATTGGCGCTGTAGATTAATATATCCCCCTGCCGACATTTCTAATCAAGACTCTCCCTATATTGTTCGTATTGCCGGTACAAATCATACAACGCTGATAAAAGGGCATTGCCGGCTTTTCCCAAATAATGTTCTTTCATCGCTTCAGCAGGCTCATCAACCCCATCCTGCAGGCTGTGTCCTCTTAGAAGCTGGTGAATAAACTCCCTGCCGTGTTCTGTTGCCAATGTACAACTCGCGGTAACGATAACGCCGTATTTTTTATCGATTTCAGCTGTTATGGTGAGTGTTTCATACATGCTTCTGGCAGCCATTCCGGATGGCAGTCGCGCGTGCCCTGCAATAAATACCGTATTCATCTGCATCATCCCCCTCCAACTAGAAGACAGGTTCCCGAAAGCCGAGTTTTCGGGAAATTCTTTCAGCTGTTAATTGTGTCTGTCGCTTCAGATCCTCCAGATTTTCCCCTTCAAAATGACTCGACAGTCCGCTTACTGCAAGCGCCGCAATCATTTGATTCCTGTAGTCATAAATGGGGTAAGAAATGCCTGTTGTATCAGCATCCTGTTCACCGATACTGAACGCGAAACTTTCTTCATAAATCGTGTGCAATTCCTGAAGTAATTTCTGTTTATCTATCATACCCTCAGTTACGGGATGATGCAATTCAGCATTCTCCAAGATTTCTTCCTGGCGCTTCATCGGCATATGTGCTAACAGCATCTTTGGACCCGACCCTAAATACAGCGGAGAGCTTTTGCCAACTCTGGTATTCAGCCTTAGTGCTCTTCTGCTGTCCACTTTCTCAATATATGTGGCTTCATCCTGATTTCTTATAACCAAATGGACAACCTCATTAATATCACCGGCAAGCTGCTGCATAAAGGGGAGCGCAATATGCCGGATTTCCAGCTGATCGGAAACAATATGTCCAAGCTCCAGCAGTTTAAGACCCAATCGGTATTTGCTGTCGTGCTCGTTCTCTTTAGTTTTATATAAAAAATCGCTCGATTCGAGTGCCGATAACAGCCTGTAAGCAGTCGGTTTTGGAAGATTCGCTTTTTCGGCAATTTCCTTTAATGTCCATTCGGGTGTATCGACTGAGAAATAATCTAATAATTTTAATGCTTTGATCACACTTTGATTCATGACGAAAACTCCTTGCACCAGGCGTAATTATGGATATATTTTAAAGCTCTTTTCCCGTTCTTTGTTATTTTACTATTGCAGTTAATATGAATTGCGACACAGTGATAGAATTGATTTCCGCTCCGGGCAGTCGCGCACCTTAGGGCAACGCTTCAGCTTCCTCGGAAGCAAAAACCGCTTCCTGCGGGATCTTCAGCCGCCCGCTTTCCCGCAGGAGTCGACTGCCCTCCTCTCCAACCAAACGCCATGAAATACGCCAGCGGGAAAGCTAAGACAAGGAGATCCCACGGTTACAGAAGAACAAAGGCTAAGAACGCCACGACAATAGCCAACTCCTTTGTGACCAACATTATGTTTGCCCGGGGCTGAGGCCGTGCCCATGGAAGGCGGGTTTTATTGCCGGAGCGCCTCTTAGCAATCAGTAAAAGTCAGAAAGGACCACACAAATGAGAATTTTAACAGTACATCGCATTTCCTGGCTTCTGTGTCAGAAACTGGAAATACTCAGGAAAAGGGTGCCACATGAAGTTCCAACAGTCTTTTCCAGTAATCAGCCAGTTACATGTGCTTTTTTATTGCTGCTAGGTTCGTGAATGCTGACTCCCCGCTTTGCCATTTCGTCAATATAGATATCACCCGGGACGATCTGCTCCGGCGGATAGACACCACGCTTATCAATCGTCCCATCAGCAATCATCTGCGCAACGGCTGAAATTGTGTTTGCTGTGGCCCGTGCCATAGCCGTAACTTTATGTTCGCGGTCTTTATAAGTCGTCATTTCAAACACATGTGTATCCTTATGTCCTGCCTTTTCGCCCCCTACTTTCACCCGCAGCAGAACAACATCATCTTTATCACCCAATTCAACAATTGGATCGAGCACCTTAAGCAAGACTTCACGCGGATTGATTTCTTCACCATTCACATCAACCGAATAATCCATCCGTGTCAAATTCAGGTCCACCAGAAGCTTGAATTTCTCTGCATGCCCGGGATAGCGAATCGTTTTATACTCCAGAGTCTTAAGATTCGGGTACGAGATTGATAATGTTGATGTACCGCCGGAAGTATGAAATGCCTCCAGCGGACCGAATTTTTCAAAATGAACACGCTCAACTTCTGTTAACGATTCGATTTCCTGTTTGACACCATCGCGTACAATCAGTGCCGGATCAGTATAATGGTCAAAAACACCTTCCATCGAAAAGACGTGGTTATATTCAAATGGCGGCTCCGGATTAACCGGAATTCCCCCGACATATAATTTAATTTCTTCCATTTTATCAAGTTTGCCGGCTCCATAGCCTGATAGAATATTAATCATACCCGGTGCAACACCCAAATCCGGGATTAACGTTACACCTGCATCCTGAGCATCCTCTTTCATGTCAAGTACTTTATCGGTCACATGACCAATGTGCCCTCCCAAATCAACTGAATGAACGCCGGTTTTTATTGCAGTTTTGGCGACGGTTTCGTTAAATGAATAAAATAACGCATTAATGATGACGTCAAACTGCCGCATATAATTGCCAAGCTCCCGTTCATCCTTTGCATTGACCTGATAAGCCGTCAGTTTGGCGGAACTGAGCTGATTAACCACTTTTTGCGCAGCATCAATATCGATATCAGCAAGCCCGACCTCTGTCACACCTCCACTTGCCACTAAATCCCGCGTTGCTTCCTTGCCCATCAATCCAGATCCCAGCACACCTATTTTCACATGCATTCACTCCCTGCCTGAAATATGTTTCCACTTTTTAGAGGACTGTCTCGAATTCTTCGGGAATCCAACAAAATATGAGACAGCCCATTTTATAAATTCATGACGGTTGTTACACGTTACTCCGTATCAATCTGTGCCCGCTGAAGTTTGCCACTGTAATCGATGTAAACAGCTTTCCATTCGGTGAATACATCGAGTGCCTGCACACCTGAATCGCGATGACCATTTCCGGTTCCTTTTGTACCGCCAAATGGCAGGTGGATTTCTGCCCCTGTCGTTCCGGCGTTTACGTAAACAATCCCGGTATCCAGATCACGTTGTGCTTGAAAAACTCTATTGGCATCTGTTGTAAAGATCGAGCTTGACAGACCGAAAGAGACACCATTATTCACGTCGATCGCTTCTTCAAAACTTTTCACAGGAATCAATGAAATAACCGGACCGAATATCTCTTCCTGAGAGATGCGCATATCTGCCGTGCAGTCTGTAAACAAGGTTGGTGCGTAATAATGGCCGCCTGCATATTTATCATCATCAAGCACATAACCGCCAGCCATTAATTTGGCGCCTTCCTCTTTACCGATTTGAATATACTTTTCTATCTTTTCAAGACCGGCTTTATTAATGATTGGACCAACTTTATTTGATTCATCAAGTCCGTCACCGATTGCCAGTTTTTCAATTTCGACAAGCAACCGCTCCTCGACCTTTTCTTTCACATCTTCATGAACGATGACACGGCTCGCTGCTGTACACCGCTGACCGCTCGTTCCATAAGCACTCCAAATAATGCCCTCCACTGCCAGATTGAGATCAGCATCATCCATGACGGTAATCGCATTCTTGCCGCCCATTTCCAGCGACACTTTCTTCAGCTGTTTGCCACATTCGCTTGCGATATTGCGGCCGGTTTCATTGGACCCGGTAAATGAAATGACCCGGATATCGTCATGATGCACCATGGCATCACCAACAGCAGACCCCCTGCCATTGACAACATTCATGATACCTTTTGGCAAGCCCGCTTCTTCAAGAATCTTAGCCAGTTCATATGCCATAATTGGCGTTTCAGTCGCCGGCTTCCAGATAACCGCATTGCCCGCAACAATCGCCGGGAACGACTTCCAGGTGGCAATTGCAATCGGGAAGTTCCATGGTGTGATAATGCCGACAACACCTACCGGCGCGCGCTGGCTCATGGAAAACTTATTTGGCAGCTCTGCAGGTGTCGTGTGACCGAATAGACGGCGTCCTTCGCCAGCCATGTAAAATGCCATATCGATCCCTTCCTGAACTTCACCTCGTGCTTCTTCCAGCACTTTTCCATTTTCCATCGTCAAAAGCTGTGAAAGCCGTTCTTTCCGTTCTTTCATCATCTGACCGGCTTTGAACAAAACTTCAGCTCGCTGTGGCGCCGGAACAAGTGCCCACTCTTTTTGCGCTTTTCCCGCAGCTTCAACAGCTTTACTGACATCTTTTTCATCCGATAAGGGCACGTCCACGATCGTTTTGCCGTTTGCCGGATTAATCACCGGGGCCGATTCGTGCTTCTCCACCCATTCACCGTCAATAAAATTTTGCAGATTGTCTGTTTTCAGCAGTGCTTTACTCATGGAAAATACCTCCTAATATTGATTGATATCCTGTTATTTTTCAGCACGATCCCGGAGCTGTGAAATCGTGGTAGAAACGGAAATCTGTTCTTTCTCAGTCATAACTTCTATCACAGCCGGTACATTTTTCTCCAGTGCCAGCTTAAATACTTTCGCGAAATCATCCGGTGTGTTGGCTTCATACCCATCGGCACCAACACTTTCAGCTAAATCTTTGAAAGAGATCCCCCCAAATCAGTGCCAATGACTTTTCCCGGATAATGCATTTCCTGATGCATCCGAATGGTTCCATACATTTGATTGTTAAACACGATACTGATGACAGGAATATGATATCTGACAGCTGTTTCAAGCTCCTGCATAGTCATCATAAAACCGCCGTCACCCGCTAAAGCAACGACCGATTTATCCGGCAGGGCACGCTTTGCTCCAATCGCTGACGGCAAGCCATACCCCATGGCGCCTGATGTCGGTCCCACATACGTATGCTTTTTCTTAAACGAGTAAAACGCATGCAGCCAGCCGGCAAAATTTCCCGCATCATTAGTCAAAAGGGCATGATCAGGCAAAATATCTTCCATCAGTGCCACTATATGCTTGTATATGGAAGCTTTATGCGACACATCAAGACGACTGATCGCTTCATAAGCACGCCGGCGTTCATCTGCCCATTTTTGCCAAGTGTTTGGGATTTTGATGCCGGTTAACGCAAGGAGAGCTTCACCAGCATCTGCTACAATACCGACATCCGGTGTGAAAACTTTGCCGATTGTTTCAAAGCTGATGTCTATATGGATAAGTTTTTTCTCCGGTGTGATAATCGCGTAATCTTGTGTCGTCACCTCAGACAGGCGTGTGCCGATGGCCAGTATCGTATCTGCCTCCTCAACAGAATTGATTATTTCCCGGTTTGTTCCCAGTCCCAGGTGCCCGGCGTAAAGCGGGTGATCATTCGGAAATACATCCTGTCTCCGAAATGCTGCAATAACAGGCAATTGATGCTTCTCGGCAAATGTGACAAGCGCCTCTTCTGTGCGAGAGCTTTTTATCCCGCCGCCGGCAATAATCAATGGTTTTTCAGCCGCAGAGAGCAATTGACTGACGCGGTTGATTTCTTCTTTGGCCGGAGCTGGCTTTGGGATCACAGTTGGCGGACCAAATACCATTTCTTCCTTTTCCGGCAATACATCTTCAGGCAGTGACACAATGACAGGTCCGGGTCTTCCGGTTTTGGCTATCCGAATTGCACGCTGCGTGATTTCTGCTGTGCGTTCAGGGTCTTTCACCTCAACAGCCCACTTGGCAATATGCCCGAAATACTGATCAAGATCCACTTCCTGAAAACCTTCCCTGCCCCTGTGTTTGCTGTGTACCTGCCCCAGAAACACGACCATCGGTGTTGAGTCCTGATAAGCGGTATGTACCCCTATCGATAGATTTGATGCACCAACGCCACGCGTAGCCATTACAATACCGGGCTTCAGTGATGACTTCGCATATCCTTCAGCCATAAAGGCCGCACCGCTTTCATGTCGTGTTGATATCAGATTAATAGTTTCTTCATCATACAGTGCATCCAGCAATGGCAAATAGCTTTCGCCCGGGACACAAAACACATCACGAATGCTTTCAATTTTCATGCACTCCACAATTGCCTGTGCAGCAGTGACTGTTTTGACAGTCCGTACGTTTACGGTTGTTTTCATTTATCGTGTCACCCCTCCAAATTCAGCTGCTTCATCCGTTCGATAACCTCTTCCAAACGATCGATTGAAACCGTAAGTGCCACCCTGAAGTATCCCTCACCCCGCGAGCCAAACGCGTTCCCCGGAGTGATGATGACGCCTGCTTCATCAAGCAATTTGCCGGCAAATGACATTGATGTAAACCCATCCGGTACCTTCGCCCAAAAAAAGATGGTCCCGTTTGGTTTGTCTGCTTCAATGCCAAGTTTTCTGAAAGACGTGTACAACGTTTCCATCCGTTCCTCATAGATTTTACTATGTTCATCCACTGCTGAATAATCACTGGTCAAAGCAGTCGCCGCAGCTTTTTGAACAGGGATAAACTGACTGCTGTCGATGTTGCTTTTAAGAGCTGAAAGTGCCTTTATTACTTTCCTGTTACCGACCGCATAACCAATCCGCCAACCGGTCATATTAAAGTTTTTCGACAATGAGCCGAATTCCACTGCACATGCTTTCGCCTCAGGAACCTGCAGCACGCTTGGTGCTTCATAACCGTCAAACGTAAGCATGTCATATGCGGCATCATGCACAAGCAGCAGCTGATTTTTCTCTGCGAATGCAATCGCTTCCAAAAATGTGTTGTAATCAGCAGTCGCTGCAGTCGGATTGTTCGGATAATTCAAAAGCATTAACACTGCTTGATTAACACTAGCCTGATCAATATGGCCATAAAGCGGCAAATACCCATTTGCCTCATCCAGCGGGAGTTGTTCACTTATCCCGCCAGCTAACTGAACCGCTGTCCTGTAAGCCGGATAGCCCGGATCCGGCACAAGAACCTTCTCCCCCGGATTGACGGTTGCCTGCATCAGGTTGGCAATTCCTTCTTTCGACCCGATAACAGCAAGCACTTCTGTCTCCGGGTCCAATTCCACATCGTACCGCCTTTTGTAAAAGTGTGCCACCGCTTCTCTGAATTCTTTTATGCCACTGTATGTGGAATAACCATGATTGGCAGGGGCCCGTGCTTCTTCCGTCAGACGATCGATGATGAAATCAGGTGTCGGCAAATCCGGCGCACCAATTCCCAAATCGATTACATCTACACCTTTTTCCCGGAGATCTTTTTTCTTCTGCTGGAATTCGGAAAATAAATATGGCGGCAAATCGTTCACTTTATTGGAGACAAACGACATCACGCACCTCCATTTCAATTAATGAAATAACATTTCATGCATCTGTTTTAAGTGTAAAATAGAGTCTGAAAAATTGCAACTGTTTGTAAACAACTTCTTTTATTTAGATCAAGCTGTTTATTTCCGGAAACGCGCTCAAATTCTTGTGCTCACGCCCATGTTTTGATTCACGCGCCCATATTTCTTTTTTTTCACCCATGTTTTGACATTTCCGGCCCATGTTTTATTTCTCGGGAACATGTTTTCATATCCCCGCCCATATCCCCCATCTGACGCCCATGTTTCCGTTCTGGCACCCATAATTATGATTCGATACTAACGTTTAAAATCCTCCAGAAAATAATAAACATTCCAAACACGGGCTTTCATTGTTATCATAAAAGAAAACACATATGAAAGGGTGCTATCATGAACACTGACCGAAAATATGCAGATGAATTGGACCAGCAGGATAAGTTGTCCGACTTCCGGAATGAATTTTATACACCCGATAACACGATTTACCTGGACGGCAACTCACTTGGGCTTCTGTCAAAACGAGCGGAGCAGGCTATCCATGACATGACAGAATCATGGAAGCAGTTTGCCATCAATGGATGGACAGAAGGTGATCATCCATGGTATTACTTGTCCGAAAATCTCGGTGCGCTGACTGCTCCATTAATCGGAGCCAAGCCTGAAGAAGTCGTTGTGACCGGATCGGCAACCACCAATCTGCATCAGCTGACCGCAAGTTTCTATAACCCTGTGGGAAGCAGAACAAAAATCCTGGCAGATACCTTAAACTTCCCTTCTGATATTTATGCTCTGAAAAGTCAGCTGAAACTGCAAGGATATGACCCGGATGGGCATCTTATCCAGATTAAAAGCAAAGATGGGAATATGCTGGAAACACAAGACATTGTTAAAGCGATGACAGATGATGTTGCGTTGATTGTGCTTCCCGGCGTCTTGTACCGAAGCGGCCAGGTGCTTGACATGAAAACCTTGACACATGAAGCACACAAACGCGGAATCCCCATCGGTTTTGATCTCTGCCATTCAATCGGATCGGTTCCGCATAAGCTGTCAGAATGGGACGTGGACTTTGCCTTCTGGTGCACATATAAACATTTGAATGCCGGCCCGGGCAGTGTCGCAGGACTATATGTCAATCAGCAGCACTTCGGCCATAAACCGGGTCTTGCCGGATGGTTCAGTTCATCGAAGGAAAAACAATTTGATATGGAACATACCCTGACACCTGCTCACGATGCAGGCGCCTATCAAATCGGCACACCGCACCTATTGAGTGCTGCACCACTATTGGGTTCTCTCAAAATGTTCCGGGAAGCGGGCATTGAAAACATACGGCAGAAATCACTTCAGCTCACCCAATATTTAATGGATCTGGTTGAAACAGAGCTTTTAGAATATGACTTTAAAATCGCTAATCCGACAACCGCATCCGAACGCGGCGGCCATGTCTATATCGAACATCCGGATGCTGCCCGTATTTGCAAAGCTCTGAAAGCAGATGGTGTGATCCCTGATTTCCGTAAACCAAACGGCATCCGTCTGGCACCTGTCGCGTTGTATAACACGTTTACTGACGTATGGGAGACCATCCGAATCCTGAAAACCATCATGGACGAAGAACGCTTTAAACACTACGAAAACGAAAGGGGTATCATTGCCTGATGACACAAACCAATTGGATCGATATTTCACAGCCGCTGACCCAAGACATGGCACACTTCCCGGGGGACGCGCCATTTGACTACTCACTGACATTCACAAAAGCACAAACCGGCTCAGCCAACGTCGGTCAACTAACCGGGAGCGTCCATATCGGCACCCATATTGACGCACCCTTTCACTACGATGAAAACGGGAAAACGGTTGATCAGTTGGATGTCAATATGTATATCGGCAATGCAGTCGTGCTTGATGTCAGCCATACCGAGAGAATCACGGCAGACACACTAAAGCCATTTGATTTAAAAGGGGCATCGCGTGTTTTATTGCACACGTCACTTCCAAATAATCCAAAACGTTTCCCTGAGCAAATACCTGAGCTGGATCCGAGTATCGCAGATTTTTTGGGCGAACAAGGGGTAGTCCTGCTTGGCGTCGACATCCCGTCCGTTGATCCGCCTGAAAGCAAGGAACTTCCGGTTCATCATGCACTGTACCGGCAGAATATTTTTATTCTGGAGAATTTAATGCTTGATCACGTCGAGCCCGGTCAATACGAACTGATTGCCCTGCCGCTAGCCATAAATGGTGCTGACGGCAGTCCGGTCCGTGCAGTTCTGCGGCCGGTCAATGAATAGGAGGAGTCAGCATATGAACGATAATCCATTTGAAAATGAAAACGACATCCATACTGATTTTAAAGAAAAAATGACGTACGGTGACTACCTGCAGCTCGACCAGCTGCTGAACAGTCAGAGACGCCTT
Protein-coding regions in this window:
- a CDS encoding acyl-CoA dehydrogenase family protein, with translation MDFNFSEEQNMLRSTVRSFVDKEIMPYIADWDREGEFDPAIMQRLADLGLMGVCMPEQYGGTGMDYNSLAIVCEELERGDTAFRTAVSVHTGLNSMTLLQWGTEEQKQKYLVPQAKGEKVGAYGLTEPGAGSDVAALQSTAVKEGDHYILNGSKAWISLCDTADHFLVFAYTDKEKRHKGISAFIVERNWEGFDSKATKGKLGIRSGNTGEIFFDHVKVPEENLLGEEGEGFKIAMAALDNGRFTVAAGAVGQIRACLEASAQYANERETFGKPIGQHQLVQQMIAKMKAGLEMSSLLVYRAGELKNAGKRNTEETSMAKWQACDFANKAADDAVQIHGAYGYSDEYPVERYLRNSKAPVIYEGTREVHTLIQAGYALGYREDKPLNKMLPAWEGNQAKV
- a CDS encoding DUF3870 domain-containing protein is translated as MNTVFIAGHARLPSGMAARSMYETLTITAEIDKKYGVIVTASCTLATEHGREFIHQLLRGHSLQDGVDEPAEAMKEHYLGKAGNALLSALYDLYRQYEQYRESLD
- a CDS encoding IclR family transcriptional regulator, whose protein sequence is MNQSVIKALKLLDYFSVDTPEWTLKEIAEKANLPKPTAYRLLSALESSDFLYKTKENEHDSKYRLGLKLLELGHIVSDQLEIRHIALPFMQQLAGDINEVVHLVIRNQDEATYIEKVDSRRALRLNTRVGKSSPLYLGSGPKMLLAHMPMKRQEEILENAELHHPVTEGMIDKQKLLQELHTIYEESFAFSIGEQDADTTGISYPIYDYRNQMIAALAVSGLSSHFEGENLEDLKRQTQLTAERISRKLGFREPVF
- a CDS encoding saccharopine dehydrogenase family protein; amino-acid sequence: MKIGVLGSGLMGKEATRDLVASGGVTEVGLADIDIDAAQKVVNQLSSAKLTAYQVNAKDERELGNYMRQFDVIINALFYSFNETVAKTAIKTGVHSVDLGGHIGHVTDKVLDMKEDAQDAGVTLIPDLGVAPGMINILSGYGAGKLDKMEEIKLYVGGIPVNPEPPFEYNHVFSMEGVFDHYTDPALIVRDGVKQEIESLTEVERVHFEKFGPLEAFHTSGGTSTLSISYPNLKTLEYKTIRYPGHAEKFKLLVDLNLTRMDYSVDVNGEEINPREVLLKVLDPIVELGDKDDVVLLRVKVGGEKAGHKDTHVFEMTTYKDREHKVTAMARATANTISAVAQMIADGTIDKRGVYPPEQIVPGDIYIDEMAKRGVSIHEPSSNKKAHVTG
- a CDS encoding aldehyde dehydrogenase family protein, producing the protein MSKALLKTDNLQNFIDGEWVEKHESAPVINPANGKTIVDVPLSDEKDVSKAVEAAGKAQKEWALVPAPQRAEVLFKAGQMMKERKERLSQLLTMENGKVLEEARGEVQEGIDMAFYMAGEGRRLFGHTTPAELPNKFSMSQRAPVGVVGIITPWNFPIAIATWKSFPAIVAGNAVIWKPATETPIMAYELAKILEEAGLPKGIMNVVNGRGSAVGDAMVHHDDIRVISFTGSNETGRNIASECGKQLKKVSLEMGGKNAITVMDDADLNLAVEGIIWSAYGTSGQRCTAASRVIVHEDVKEKVEERLLVEIEKLAIGDGLDESNKVGPIINKAGLEKIEKYIQIGKEEGAKLMAGGYVLDDDKYAGGHYYAPTLFTDCTADMRISQEEIFGPVISLIPVKSFEEAIDVNNGVSFGLSSSIFTTDANRVFQAQRDLDTGIVYVNAGTTGAEIHLPFGGTKGTGNGHRDSGVQALDVFTEWKAVYIDYSGKLQRAQIDTE
- a CDS encoding LL-diaminopimelate aminotransferase; protein product: MSFVSNKVNDLPPYLFSEFQQKKKDLREKGVDVIDLGIGAPDLPTPDFIIDRLTEEARAPANHGYSTYSGIKEFREAVAHFYKRRYDVELDPETEVLAVIGSKEGIANLMQATVNPGEKVLVPDPGYPAYRTAVQLAGGISEQLPLDEANGYLPLYGHIDQASVNQAVLMLLNYPNNPTAATADYNTFLEAIAFAEKNQLLLVHDAAYDMLTFDGYEAPSVLQVPEAKACAVEFGSLSKNFNMTGWRIGYAVGNRKVIKALSALKSNIDSSQFIPVQKAAATALTSDYSAVDEHSKIYEERMETLYTSFRKLGIEADKPNGTIFFWAKVPDGFTSMSFAGKLLDEAGVIITPGNAFGSRGEGYFRVALTVSIDRLEEVIERMKQLNLEG
- the kynU gene encoding kynureninase encodes the protein MNTDRKYADELDQQDKLSDFRNEFYTPDNTIYLDGNSLGLLSKRAEQAIHDMTESWKQFAINGWTEGDHPWYYLSENLGALTAPLIGAKPEEVVVTGSATTNLHQLTASFYNPVGSRTKILADTLNFPSDIYALKSQLKLQGYDPDGHLIQIKSKDGNMLETQDIVKAMTDDVALIVLPGVLYRSGQVLDMKTLTHEAHKRGIPIGFDLCHSIGSVPHKLSEWDVDFAFWCTYKHLNAGPGSVAGLYVNQQHFGHKPGLAGWFSSSKEKQFDMEHTLTPAHDAGAYQIGTPHLLSAAPLLGSLKMFREAGIENIRQKSLQLTQYLMDLVETELLEYDFKIANPTTASERGGHVYIEHPDAARICKALKADGVIPDFRKPNGIRLAPVALYNTFTDVWETIRILKTIMDEERFKHYENERGIIA
- the kynB gene encoding arylformamidase, whose translation is MTQTNWIDISQPLTQDMAHFPGDAPFDYSLTFTKAQTGSANVGQLTGSVHIGTHIDAPFHYDENGKTVDQLDVNMYIGNAVVLDVSHTERITADTLKPFDLKGASRVLLHTSLPNNPKRFPEQIPELDPSIADFLGEQGVVLLGVDIPSVDPPESKELPVHHALYRQNIFILENLMLDHVEPGQYELIALPLAINGADGSPVRAVLRPVNE